A window from Bacillota bacterium encodes these proteins:
- a CDS encoding ABC transporter permease encodes MNYLMRMAWRNLGRHRGRTALSLLAVVMGVFVVVMAKGFVDGMLDSWIMYNISLNSGHVRIIQPEYELKERMLSLAHPVGDDERPYSDIVEDIRRLPEVSAATGRIRFGMMLVAGEDLQETAFGIGTELDQEERAVRLSRFLADRDAGRLPEPGRQEIVMGEQLMAKLRLRVGDKVTGLFSTSFGSLGLATFQVVGRMSSGLKLLDETSVYIPLDVAMRLLDMDDAVTEIVVFGQNTAQTPALMAGVQRVVGPGLKAVPWNEYNELISYMQQVRAIYTVIYAFLVVLASFVVFNTLLMVVSERTREIGMLSALGLNPASIRHLFLLEGAIVAVAGSIAGAVMGWAFNWWFGQVGLDIASMTEALGGDILMTPRVYPTTDLSVAVFSFILGVAVTMIAVYLPARRAGSLRPTEALRTA; translated from the coding sequence ATGAACTACCTTATGAGGATGGCCTGGCGCAACCTGGGCCGGCACCGAGGACGGACCGCTCTGAGCCTGCTCGCCGTGGTCATGGGTGTGTTCGTGGTGGTGATGGCAAAGGGCTTCGTCGACGGCATGCTCGACTCCTGGATTATGTATAACATCAGCTTGAATTCCGGGCATGTGAGGATCATCCAGCCAGAGTACGAACTCAAGGAACGGATGCTCTCCCTGGCCCACCCAGTGGGAGACGATGAGAGACCTTACAGCGACATAGTGGAGGACATCCGGCGGCTGCCGGAGGTCTCCGCGGCCACTGGCCGCATCCGGTTCGGGATGATGCTGGTGGCGGGGGAAGATCTGCAGGAGACGGCTTTTGGAATCGGGACCGAGCTCGACCAGGAGGAGAGAGCGGTCCGCCTGAGCCGGTTCCTGGCAGATCGGGATGCAGGCAGGCTTCCTGAGCCTGGCCGGCAGGAGATCGTCATGGGTGAGCAACTCATGGCCAAGTTGAGGTTGAGAGTCGGGGACAAGGTCACAGGGCTGTTCTCGACATCCTTCGGCTCACTCGGACTTGCCACCTTCCAGGTGGTGGGCAGAATGTCCAGCGGCCTCAAGCTTCTCGACGAGACTTCTGTATACATCCCCCTCGACGTGGCGATGCGTCTTCTCGATATGGACGACGCCGTCACAGAGATCGTAGTGTTCGGCCAAAACACGGCCCAGACTCCGGCTCTCATGGCCGGTGTCCAGCGGGTGGTCGGGCCGGGCCTGAAGGCGGTCCCGTGGAACGAATACAACGAGCTGATCTCCTATATGCAGCAGGTGCGCGCCATCTACACGGTGATCTACGCGTTTCTAGTGGTCCTCGCTTCATTCGTAGTGTTCAACACGCTGCTCATGGTCGTGTCCGAGCGGACGCGGGAGATCGGCATGCTCTCGGCCTTGGGACTCAATCCCGCGTCCATAAGGCACCTCTTCCTTCTGGAGGGCGCAATAGTGGCCGTGGCCGGGAGCATCGCGGGCGCGGTGATGGGATGGGCATTCAACTGGTGGTTCGGCCAGGTGGGATTAGACATCGCTTCCATGACGGAGGCTCTCGGTGGAGACATTCTCATGACACCCAGGGTCTATCCCACGACCGATCTCTCGGTCGCGGTCTTCTCGTTCATCCTGGGCGTGGCCGTCACAATGATTGCAGTTTACCTTCCGGCAAGAAGGGCGGGATCCCTCCGGCCGACGGAGGCACTCAGGACAGCATGA
- a CDS encoding dihydroorotate dehydrogenase electron transfer subunit, translating to MPVVEKARVVRNEQVGPDLYEMECAAPRIASSCAPGQFVHVRTSPAYHPLLRRPLSLYDVRRSCGTIHLLYKSCGLGTGLLSAAAPGETIDILGPLGTGFTLIEAGRRALLVGGGVGIAPLVHLARALRERGREVRVLYGANTACELAASTRLDALGVDWLAATLDGSAGFTGLVTELLSEQTSQGAVDFIYTCGPEPMMVQVAEYAGARGIPGEASLEARMACGVGACLGCAVRLVGPGEQYARVCRDGPVFPVHAVEFRY from the coding sequence ATGCCCGTCGTTGAGAAAGCCCGAGTGGTGAGAAACGAACAAGTAGGACCAGATCTCTACGAGATGGAGTGCGCGGCGCCCAGGATCGCGTCCTCGTGCGCGCCGGGGCAGTTTGTGCATGTCCGGACGAGCCCGGCTTACCATCCGCTGCTGAGACGGCCGCTCAGCCTGTATGACGTGCGCAGGAGCTGCGGGACTATACACCTCCTGTACAAGTCCTGCGGCCTCGGCACGGGGCTACTGTCCGCCGCAGCGCCGGGAGAGACCATCGACATCCTGGGGCCGCTCGGGACCGGGTTCACGTTGATTGAGGCGGGACGGCGGGCACTCCTGGTGGGGGGAGGGGTAGGCATCGCCCCGCTTGTCCACCTCGCCAGGGCATTGAGAGAGCGAGGGCGCGAGGTGCGAGTACTCTACGGCGCGAACACTGCCTGTGAACTCGCCGCATCCACGCGCCTGGACGCCCTGGGTGTGGACTGGCTTGCCGCCACACTGGATGGCAGCGCAGGCTTCACGGGGCTCGTTACCGAATTGCTAAGCGAGCAGACCAGCCAGGGCGCGGTGGACTTCATCTATACGTGCGGCCCTGAGCCGATGATGGTCCAGGTGGCTGAATACGCCGGAGCAAGGGGCATACCCGGAGAAGCCTCGCTCGAGGCCAGGATGGCTTGCGGGGTGGGGGCGTGCCTCGGCTGCGCAGTGCGGCTTGTCGGCCCGGGAGAGCAGTACGCCCGCGTCTGTCGTGACGGGCCGGTGTTCCCGGTGCACGCGGTGGAGTTCCGGTATTGA
- a CDS encoding aspartate carbamoyltransferase catalytic subunit, with amino-acid sequence MGFDQRKDLLGLRDLGREEIEQILDTAIPMKDIVQREIKKVPTLRGKGLITVFYENSTRTRTSFELAGKYLSADTSNLAVSTSSVQKGETLRDTIKTIEMMGPQVIIMRHSMSGAPHYVARNTSMRVINAGDGTNEHPTQGLLDMFTIREHKGRLDGLKVAILGDILHSRVARSNIYGLLKFGCEVRVAGPPTLIPPDVERLGVKPCFTLEEAIRGADVINVLRIQKERQQAGLFPSVDEYSNLYMLRPDHLRLAAPGAIVLHPGPMNRGVEISSEMADGPRSVINEQVMNGVAVRMAVLFLMMGGGRDEAAS; translated from the coding sequence GTGGGATTCGATCAGAGAAAAGACCTCCTTGGCCTGCGGGATCTCGGCAGGGAAGAGATTGAACAGATTCTTGACACTGCGATTCCCATGAAAGACATCGTCCAGCGAGAGATCAAGAAAGTGCCGACCTTGAGAGGCAAGGGCCTCATCACCGTCTTCTACGAGAACTCCACCCGCACCAGGACTTCTTTCGAGCTCGCCGGCAAATACTTGAGCGCAGACACCTCCAATCTCGCAGTCTCTACCAGCAGCGTGCAAAAAGGGGAGACCCTGAGGGACACGATCAAGACCATCGAGATGATGGGTCCCCAGGTGATCATCATGCGCCACTCGATGAGCGGGGCCCCACACTACGTGGCACGCAATACCTCCATGAGGGTCATCAACGCCGGGGACGGCACAAACGAGCACCCAACCCAGGGCCTGCTCGACATGTTCACCATCCGCGAGCACAAAGGGAGATTGGACGGCCTGAAGGTTGCGATTCTCGGTGACATCCTTCATAGCCGGGTGGCGCGGTCCAATATCTACGGTTTGCTCAAATTCGGGTGTGAGGTCAGAGTTGCCGGCCCACCGACCCTCATACCCCCCGACGTGGAGAGACTCGGCGTCAAGCCGTGTTTCACGCTCGAGGAAGCCATCCGGGGCGCGGACGTCATAAACGTCCTCCGCATTCAGAAAGAACGCCAGCAGGCCGGGCTATTCCCCTCGGTGGACGAGTACTCGAACCTTTACATGCTCCGCCCGGACCACCTGCGCCTTGCCGCTCCCGGCGCAATAGTCCTCCATCCGGGACCCATGAACAGAGGCGTGGAGATATCCAGCGAGATGGCGGATGGGCCGAGGTCGGTCATCAACGAGCAAGTAATGAACGGAGTGGCCGTCCGGATGGCGGTTCTCTTCCTCATGATGGGAGGTGGCAGAGATGAGGCTGCGAGTTAG
- a CDS encoding IS3 family transposase: MPQRFRNALPRTARFSKWVRGPERIHRRSRYGTTRRDPKAKLSDDLVSRRFVADVPDRLWVADITEHPTDEGKLYLAAVIDVFSRKVVGWSMGETASAELAVNAVNMAIWNRRPEPGLIHHSDHGCQYTSLILGKTPRGCGIVGSMGTVGDALDNAVAESFFAALQTELLDRHAWPTRRFLASAVFEYIEGFHNRRRRHSALGYMSPMEYEAARKLREASNTHSAA; encoded by the coding sequence ATGCCGCAAAGGTTCCGAAACGCCCTCCCCAGGACTGCCAGGTTCTCCAAATGGGTTAGGGGGCCAGAGAGAATCCATCGCCGCAGTAGGTACGGCACTACTCGCCGCGACCCTAAAGCCAAGCTCTCTGATGATCTTGTGAGCCGCCGGTTCGTAGCGGACGTTCCAGACCGACTGTGGGTTGCCGACATAACTGAACACCCCACGGATGAAGGCAAGCTGTATTTGGCCGCAGTGATCGACGTCTTCTCGCGCAAAGTGGTTGGGTGGTCCATGGGTGAAACCGCTTCCGCTGAACTGGCCGTGAATGCGGTCAACATGGCAATCTGGAACCGCAGACCCGAGCCAGGCCTCATTCACCACTCAGATCACGGTTGCCAGTACACCTCACTCATACTCGGAAAGACGCCGCGTGGGTGCGGCATAGTAGGCTCGATGGGCACAGTCGGGGACGCTTTGGACAACGCAGTTGCAGAGAGCTTTTTCGCGGCCCTGCAAACAGAGCTGTTAGACCGTCACGCCTGGCCAACACGGCGTTTTCTGGCATCTGCAGTATTCGAGTACATAGAGGGATTCCATAACAGGCGCCGAAGGCACTCGGCCCTGGGGTACATGAGCCCCATGGAATACGAGGCCGCTCGGAAGCTAAGAGAGGCATCCAATACCCACTCCGCCGCGTAG
- a CDS encoding dihydroorotase yields MRLRVRDGRIIDPAHNVDSVADVLIEDGRIVGLEPATDPDRGSTQGDAQVIDATGKIVCPGFIDMHVHFRDPGYEYKEDIETGSRAAAAGGFTTVCCMPNTDPVIDNGAVASYVRKRAQDAGVIDVLPFGSITKRQAGEELSEMGELVRAGCVGFSDDGKPVMRADVMRNALSYSRIFNAPIISHCEDLNLTRDGQMHEGYYSFVFGLKGIPAEAEETMVARDLLLARLTGGRLHVCHVSTRGSLELIRRAKAEGIAVTCEVTPHHLTLTDEVVGSYDTNTKVNPPLRSEDHVQALRQALSEGLIDCIATDHAPHHLESKDCEYAAAAPGIAGLETAVAVIMDRLVHSGALDITKMVSLFTVGPARVLGLDRGTLSPGARADITIIDPDRVKRVNPETFNSKARNTPFAGMELRGWPWMTISEGRVVAHDGSVG; encoded by the coding sequence ATGAGGCTGCGAGTTAGGGACGGGCGGATCATAGACCCTGCGCACAATGTGGACAGTGTGGCGGATGTTCTGATTGAGGACGGAAGAATCGTGGGTCTCGAACCTGCCACGGATCCAGATAGGGGCTCCACCCAGGGTGACGCTCAGGTAATCGACGCGACTGGCAAGATAGTATGCCCCGGCTTCATCGACATGCACGTGCATTTTCGGGACCCGGGATACGAGTACAAGGAGGACATCGAGACCGGATCGCGGGCCGCCGCCGCCGGGGGCTTCACCACCGTGTGCTGCATGCCCAACACTGACCCTGTGATAGACAACGGGGCCGTGGCCTCCTACGTACGGAAGAGAGCGCAGGACGCAGGCGTCATTGACGTGTTGCCGTTCGGGAGTATCACCAAGAGACAGGCAGGCGAGGAGCTGAGCGAGATGGGCGAGCTCGTCCGAGCGGGATGTGTGGGGTTCTCCGACGACGGCAAGCCGGTGATGAGGGCAGACGTGATGCGCAACGCCCTGAGCTACTCCCGCATCTTCAACGCGCCCATAATCTCTCATTGCGAAGACTTGAACCTCACTCGCGACGGGCAGATGCACGAGGGCTACTATTCCTTCGTGTTCGGGCTCAAGGGGATTCCCGCCGAGGCCGAGGAAACGATGGTTGCCAGGGATCTCCTTCTCGCCAGACTGACCGGGGGCCGGTTGCACGTGTGTCACGTGTCGACTCGGGGCTCGCTCGAGCTCATACGTCGGGCGAAGGCAGAAGGGATAGCGGTCACCTGCGAAGTGACGCCGCACCATCTGACCCTCACCGACGAAGTGGTGGGCTCCTACGACACCAACACCAAAGTGAACCCGCCCCTTCGGTCCGAGGACCACGTTCAAGCTTTGCGTCAGGCGCTTTCGGAAGGCCTCATTGACTGCATCGCAACTGACCACGCTCCCCACCACCTGGAAAGCAAGGATTGCGAGTACGCTGCGGCCGCCCCGGGAATAGCAGGTCTTGAAACGGCCGTAGCGGTCATAATGGATCGGCTGGTGCACTCGGGTGCCCTCGACATCACAAAGATGGTGAGCCTCTTTACGGTCGGACCCGCGCGGGTGCTGGGCCTGGATCGCGGGACGCTGTCCCCCGGGGCCAGGGCGGACATCACCATCATCGATCCAGATCGGGTGAAGAGGGTGAACCCTGAGACCTTCAATTCCAAGGCTCGGAACACGCCGTTCGCTGGGATGGAGCTTCGCGGGTGGCCCTGGATGACTATATCGGAAGGCCGGGTCGTGGCCCATGACGGAAGTGTCGGCTGA
- a CDS encoding outer membrane lipoprotein-sorting protein, with the protein MARFALTRMLASAALVAVALVFGPGAALAAPTPAEIIGRMERNTEFTTAYYEARMEMTLGGRSNTKTMRAWVEGNDRAFVEFTNKRDFGTRILKIGDDLWLFSPTAEEEVKLSGEMLKQGMMGSDFSYQDALESARLLELYDARVAGQETLEGRPCFVLELVAKEGARVSYHRRKIWVDSERYVALREELYAPSGKLLKRSTTEKVEKVADRYYPMSIVMEDMARKGSSTRFVVEKIMFDQPIPAATFTRQRLTSR; encoded by the coding sequence ATGGCGAGATTCGCACTTACTCGCATGTTGGCGTCTGCGGCCCTGGTCGCCGTGGCCCTTGTATTTGGCCCGGGCGCGGCCTTGGCTGCTCCCACTCCCGCTGAGATAATCGGGAGGATGGAGAGGAATACGGAGTTCACGACCGCCTATTATGAGGCGCGGATGGAGATGACTCTCGGCGGGCGGAGCAACACCAAGACCATGAGGGCATGGGTGGAAGGCAATGACCGGGCCTTCGTGGAGTTCACCAACAAGCGCGATTTCGGAACTCGGATCCTCAAGATCGGGGACGACTTGTGGCTCTTTTCTCCCACTGCCGAGGAGGAGGTCAAGCTCTCCGGGGAGATGCTCAAGCAGGGCATGATGGGCAGCGACTTCTCCTACCAGGACGCGCTCGAGAGCGCAAGACTGCTGGAGCTGTATGATGCCCGGGTGGCCGGGCAGGAGACCCTGGAAGGCCGCCCCTGCTTTGTTCTGGAACTCGTGGCCAAGGAAGGCGCCCGGGTCAGCTACCACAGGCGGAAGATCTGGGTCGATTCCGAACGCTACGTCGCACTGCGCGAGGAGCTGTATGCCCCATCAGGCAAGCTGCTCAAGCGGTCCACTACTGAGAAGGTTGAAAAGGTGGCAGACCGCTACTATCCTATGTCCATCGTCATGGAGGACATGGCGAGGAAGGGATCCTCGACCCGGTTCGTCGTGGAGAAGATCATGTTCGATCAGCCCATTCCGGCGGCCACCTTCACTAGGCAGAGGCTGACAAGCAGGTAG
- a CDS encoding dihydroorotate dehydrogenase, whose amino-acid sequence MEGREPFLQGRPDLSVDLGGIRLANPVVVAAGTFGYGQEYEELLDLSRIGGIVVKGTTRHPRPGNPAPRIVETPCGMLNSIGLQNPGIDVFIEEHLPRLLDRGATVIANIAGDSVREYAEMAQMIEKHPGVAGIELNISCPNVSHGGMHFGSDPALTREVVRAVREVTTLPVIAKLSPNVGDIVSIAVAAQDAGADALSMINTLLGMAVDVDARKPALGNVFGGLSGPAIKPIALRMVYQVRREVDLPILGGGGIMSTRDALEFLMVGAGAVSIGTGTFVNPTLPLEVVKGLEDYLRAHGHCRISEIVGAALV is encoded by the coding sequence GTGGAGGGACGAGAGCCTTTCCTTCAGGGAAGACCGGACCTCAGTGTGGACCTGGGCGGAATCAGGCTGGCGAACCCGGTGGTGGTCGCCGCTGGGACGTTCGGCTACGGGCAGGAATATGAGGAACTGCTGGACCTATCTCGCATCGGCGGCATCGTTGTCAAGGGGACCACGAGGCACCCCCGGCCGGGCAACCCCGCTCCGCGTATCGTCGAGACTCCGTGCGGAATGCTCAACTCCATCGGGCTTCAGAACCCCGGCATCGATGTGTTCATAGAAGAGCACCTTCCCCGCCTGTTAGACAGAGGGGCCACTGTGATTGCCAACATCGCGGGAGACAGCGTCCGCGAGTATGCCGAGATGGCCCAGATGATCGAGAAACATCCAGGTGTGGCTGGGATAGAGCTGAACATCTCTTGCCCCAATGTGAGTCACGGGGGAATGCACTTCGGGTCTGATCCAGCTCTCACCCGCGAGGTGGTGCGCGCGGTGAGGGAGGTGACGACGCTGCCGGTCATCGCCAAGCTCTCACCGAACGTCGGCGACATCGTGTCCATCGCCGTGGCGGCTCAGGATGCCGGGGCGGACGCGCTTTCGATGATCAATACCTTGCTCGGAATGGCAGTGGACGTCGATGCGAGGAAGCCGGCCTTGGGCAACGTCTTCGGAGGGCTTTCGGGCCCGGCGATCAAACCCATTGCCCTGCGCATGGTTTACCAGGTGCGCCGAGAAGTGGATCTGCCCATCCTGGGGGGCGGAGGGATCATGAGTACACGAGACGCACTGGAGTTTCTCATGGTTGGCGCCGGCGCCGTGTCCATCGGCACGGGGACATTCGTCAACCCGACGCTCCCGCTGGAAGTGGTGAAAGGACTCGAGGACTACCTTCGGGCTCACGGCCACTGCCGCATTTCGGAGATCGTAGGAGCGGCGCTCGTGTGA
- the pyrR gene encoding bifunctional pyr operon transcriptional regulator/uracil phosphoribosyltransferase PyrR yields MELRDKNVIMDEAAMRRALTRIAHEIIEANKGVGNAALVGIRRRGGPLAERLAAEIETIERVRVPVGILDITLYRDDLTTLAHQPQVHRTEVNFEVAGRAIVLVDDVIYTGRTVRAGMDALMDLGRPKCIQLAVLVDRGHRELPIKPDFVGKNVPTSRDEVISVCVREIDGEDKVVIQQIVR; encoded by the coding sequence GTGGAACTCCGCGACAAGAACGTGATCATGGACGAGGCCGCCATGAGGCGCGCCCTAACCCGGATCGCCCACGAGATCATCGAAGCGAACAAGGGCGTCGGCAATGCTGCGCTTGTCGGGATCAGGCGCAGGGGTGGGCCTCTGGCAGAGCGTCTCGCGGCGGAGATCGAAACCATCGAGAGGGTCCGGGTGCCAGTCGGGATACTGGACATTACTCTGTACCGTGATGACCTGACTACCCTGGCGCACCAACCCCAGGTGCACCGCACCGAAGTGAACTTCGAGGTGGCAGGCAGGGCAATTGTGCTGGTGGACGATGTGATCTACACGGGCAGGACCGTTCGCGCGGGAATGGACGCTCTGATGGACCTGGGCAGACCGAAGTGCATCCAGCTAGCTGTCCTAGTGGACAGGGGCCATCGAGAACTGCCGATCAAGCCGGACTTCGTTGGAAAGAACGTTCCTACCTCCCGGGACGAGGTGATCTCGGTGTGCGTCCGGGAGATCGACGGGGAAGACAAGGTCGTTATCCAGCAGATAGTCAGATAG